One window of Nocardia sp. NBC_00508 genomic DNA carries:
- a CDS encoding error-prone DNA polymerase: MGWGNGPPSWAEMERVLSGRPGRTNPDAMYPGDVGDGPWSRKRGEYRPGPVERADEPPVPYAELHAHSAYSFLDGASHPEELVEEAVRLGLAAIALTDHDGFYGTVRFAEAAKEWGMPTVFGAELSLGVPAEPRVPGTEHGHAAAPDSAPRTGAPDPAGPHLLVLARGQEGYRRLSRQVAAAHLAAGEKGILRYDLDTLTAASEGHWHILTGCRKGHLRQALELDVRTGNTRLEHAEAALRELTDRFGADRVSVELTHHGIPEDDERNAHLIALADRLGLPVLATTGAHFAAPSQRRRAMALAAIRARQSLDEIAGWLGPVGGAHLRSGAEMARLFADCPQAVANAAALARECAFDLKLIAPKLPPFDVPAGHDEQSWLRELTLTGAAQRYGNPTRNPQAYQQIEHELAVINALEFPGYFLVVHDIVSFCKDNGILCQGRGSAANSAVCYAIGITNVDPVRNQLLFERFLSPERDGPPDIDIDIESDRREEAIQHVYRKYGREYAAQVANVITYRGKSAVRDAARALGFSPGQQDAWSKQVSRWTDVGAETGTDIPAEVLELAADIEGLPRHLGIHSGGMVICDRPIADVCPVEWARMPGRSVLQWDKDDCAAIDLVKFDLLGLGMLSALHYMIDLVREHKGETVELHELDLAEPEVYEMLSRADSVGVFQVESRAQMATLPRLKPRSFYDLVVEVALIRPGPIQGGSVHPYIRRRNGAEDVRYDHPALQNALERTLGVPLFQEQLMQMAVDVAGFTAVEADQLRRAMGSKRSPERMERLRERLYRGMRERHGITGEVADRIYEKLYAFANFGFPESHSQSFASIVFYSAWFKLHHPAAFSAGLLRAQPMGFYSPQSLVADARRHGVVVHGPDVNASRAEPTLEAKGSEVRLGLAAVRQIGDDIAERIVAARGEQPYTSFLDLTGRVELTVAQAESLATAGALGSLGVTRREALWAAGAAAGERPDRLPGTGAATTAPALPGMSDLEMAAADVWATGVSPSSYPTQFLRPRLDALGVIPAAGLVEVPDGSRVLVGGAVTHRQRPATAEGVTFLNLEDETGMVNIVCSVGLWSRYRRLAQGATALLIRGRVQNAEGSVSVVAEHLQRLDLRMGSKSRDFR, translated from the coding sequence TTGGGCTGGGGCAACGGTCCGCCGAGCTGGGCGGAGATGGAGCGGGTGCTGTCCGGACGGCCCGGCCGGACGAACCCCGACGCGATGTACCCGGGCGACGTCGGCGACGGCCCATGGTCGCGCAAGCGCGGGGAGTACCGGCCCGGACCGGTGGAACGCGCGGACGAACCGCCGGTGCCATATGCGGAATTGCACGCGCATTCGGCCTATAGCTTCCTGGACGGGGCGAGCCATCCGGAGGAGCTGGTGGAGGAGGCGGTGCGCCTCGGCTTGGCGGCGATCGCGCTCACCGACCACGACGGCTTCTACGGCACCGTCCGCTTCGCCGAGGCGGCCAAGGAATGGGGGATGCCCACGGTCTTCGGTGCCGAACTGTCGCTCGGTGTGCCAGCCGAACCGCGCGTTCCCGGCACGGAACACGGACACGCCGCCGCCCCCGATTCGGCGCCGCGCACCGGCGCGCCGGACCCGGCCGGGCCGCATCTGCTGGTGCTGGCCCGCGGCCAGGAGGGCTACCGCAGGCTCTCCCGGCAAGTCGCCGCCGCGCACCTGGCCGCGGGGGAGAAGGGCATCCTGCGCTACGACCTGGACACGCTCACCGCCGCGTCGGAGGGCCACTGGCACATCCTGACCGGCTGCCGAAAGGGACATCTCCGCCAGGCGCTCGAACTCGACGTGCGCACGGGCAACACCCGTCTGGAACACGCGGAGGCCGCGTTGCGCGAGCTCACCGACCGCTTCGGCGCCGACCGGGTGAGCGTGGAACTCACCCACCACGGCATCCCCGAGGACGACGAGCGCAACGCCCACCTCATCGCCCTGGCCGATCGTCTCGGCCTGCCCGTGCTCGCCACCACCGGAGCGCATTTCGCCGCGCCGAGCCAGCGCCGTCGCGCCATGGCGCTCGCGGCGATCCGGGCCAGGCAGAGCCTGGACGAGATCGCGGGCTGGCTGGGCCCCGTGGGCGGTGCGCACTTGCGGTCCGGGGCGGAGATGGCGCGACTGTTCGCCGACTGTCCGCAGGCGGTGGCGAACGCGGCGGCGCTGGCCCGCGAATGCGCCTTCGACTTGAAGCTGATCGCCCCGAAACTGCCGCCGTTCGATGTGCCCGCCGGACACGACGAGCAATCCTGGCTGCGCGAACTCACCCTCACCGGGGCCGCGCAGCGCTATGGGAATCCGACGCGAAACCCTCAGGCGTACCAGCAGATCGAGCACGAACTCGCGGTGATCAACGCCTTGGAGTTCCCCGGCTACTTCCTGGTGGTGCACGATATCGTCAGCTTCTGCAAGGACAACGGCATCCTCTGCCAGGGCCGCGGTTCGGCGGCCAACTCCGCGGTCTGCTACGCGATCGGCATCACCAACGTCGATCCGGTGCGCAACCAGCTGCTGTTCGAGCGTTTTCTCTCCCCGGAGCGCGACGGCCCGCCGGATATCGACATCGACATCGAATCCGACCGTCGCGAAGAGGCGATCCAGCACGTCTACCGCAAGTACGGCCGCGAGTACGCCGCGCAGGTGGCCAACGTGATCACCTATCGCGGCAAGTCCGCGGTGCGCGATGCCGCACGGGCCCTGGGGTTTTCGCCGGGTCAGCAGGACGCGTGGAGCAAGCAGGTGAGCCGCTGGACCGACGTCGGCGCCGAGACCGGCACCGACATCCCCGCCGAGGTGCTGGAGCTGGCCGCCGATATCGAGGGCCTGCCGCGGCATCTCGGTATTCATTCCGGCGGCATGGTGATCTGTGACCGGCCGATCGCGGACGTCTGTCCGGTGGAGTGGGCACGCATGCCCGGCCGCAGCGTCTTGCAATGGGACAAGGACGATTGCGCCGCCATCGATCTGGTGAAGTTCGACCTGCTCGGCCTCGGCATGCTCTCCGCGCTGCACTACATGATCGACCTGGTGCGCGAGCACAAAGGCGAGACCGTCGAGTTGCACGAACTCGATCTGGCCGAACCCGAGGTCTACGAGATGCTGTCGCGCGCGGACTCGGTGGGCGTGTTCCAGGTCGAGTCGCGGGCGCAGATGGCCACGCTGCCCCGGCTGAAACCGCGCAGCTTCTACGACCTCGTGGTCGAGGTGGCGCTGATCCGTCCCGGTCCCATCCAGGGCGGCTCGGTGCATCCCTACATCCGCAGGCGCAACGGGGCGGAGGACGTCCGCTACGACCATCCGGCACTGCAGAATGCGCTGGAACGCACGCTCGGCGTGCCGCTGTTCCAGGAGCAGCTCATGCAGATGGCCGTCGATGTCGCCGGATTCACCGCCGTCGAGGCCGATCAGCTGCGCCGCGCGATGGGCTCCAAACGCTCCCCGGAACGCATGGAGCGGCTCCGAGAACGGCTCTACCGGGGCATGCGCGAGCGGCACGGCATCACCGGCGAGGTCGCCGACCGGATTTACGAGAAGCTCTACGCCTTCGCGAATTTCGGCTTCCCGGAAAGTCATTCGCAGAGCTTCGCCTCGATCGTGTTCTATTCGGCCTGGTTCAAGCTGCATCATCCCGCCGCGTTCTCGGCGGGTTTGCTGCGCGCCCAGCCGATGGGCTTCTACTCACCGCAGTCGCTGGTCGCCGACGCGCGCAGGCACGGCGTCGTGGTGCACGGCCCCGACGTCAACGCCAGCCGGGCCGAACCCACTCTCGAGGCGAAGGGCAGCGAGGTGCGCCTCGGGCTCGCCGCGGTGCGCCAGATCGGCGACGACATCGCCGAACGCATCGTCGCCGCCAGGGGCGAGCAGCCCTACACTTCCTTCCTCGACCTGACCGGGCGGGTGGAACTCACTGTCGCCCAAGCGGAATCGCTCGCCACCGCGGGTGCGCTCGGCAGTCTCGGCGTCACCCGCCGCGAAGCATTGTGGGCGGCGGGCGCCGCCGCGGGCGAGCGTCCGGATCGTCTGCCCGGGACGGGCGCGGCTACCACCGCGCCCGCCCTGCCCGGGATGAGCGATCTGGAAATGGCCGCCGCCGACGTGTGGGCAACGGGTGTCTCCCCGAGCAGCTATCCGACCCAGTTCCTGCGTCCGCGGCTCGACGCCCTCGGCGTCATCCCGGCGGCCGGCCTGGTCGAGGTGCCCGACGGCTCCCGCGTCCTGGTGGGCGGCGCGGTGACGCACCGGCAGCGTCCAGCCACCGCGGAGGGCGTCACCTTCCTCAATCTGGAGGACGAAACCGGCATGGTGAACATCGTCTGCTCGGTAGGTCTGTGGAGTCGCTACCGCCGCCTCGCCCAAGGCGCGACGGCCCTGCTCATCCGTGGCCGGGTGCAGAATGCCGAGGGCTCGGTGAGTGTTGTCGCCGAACATCTGCAACGCCTGGATCTGCGAATGGGATCCAAGTCGCGCGACTTCCGTTGA
- a CDS encoding SDR family NAD(P)-dependent oxidoreductase — protein MTDAETADLRGQVRHRRRNRDLAGRHVLITGASSGIGRAAALAVAGKGATVFLLARRGDELDAVVDEIRAAGGSAYGYACDVTDSDSVDKVVDAVLDEHGHVDMLVNNAGRSIRRAIHRSTDRLHDFERTMAVNYFGALRLTLALLPQMRERKFGHIVNISSAGVQVATPRFSAYLASKAALDKFTEVAAIETLADGVTFTTIHMPLVRTPMIAPSGDQGPSESPEWAAATIVRALTERPKRIDVPLGTIAEYGALLTPKIRDRILHRYYRALPDSPAAKGEESTPADQQTEPAPLHTPRAQSTARRVTGTALRRAARWVPGTHW, from the coding sequence ATGACCGACGCAGAGACTGCCGACCTGCGCGGGCAGGTCCGGCACCGACGCCGAAACCGCGATCTGGCCGGACGGCATGTCCTCATCACCGGAGCGTCCTCCGGAATCGGACGGGCGGCGGCGCTGGCCGTCGCGGGCAAGGGCGCGACGGTGTTCCTGCTCGCGCGCCGCGGCGACGAACTCGACGCCGTGGTCGACGAGATCAGGGCCGCGGGCGGCTCGGCCTACGGATATGCCTGCGACGTGACCGATTCCGACTCCGTCGACAAGGTGGTCGACGCCGTCCTGGACGAACACGGCCACGTCGACATGCTGGTCAACAACGCGGGACGTTCCATCCGCCGCGCCATCCACCGCTCCACCGACCGGCTGCACGACTTCGAACGCACCATGGCGGTCAACTACTTCGGCGCGCTGCGGCTGACGCTGGCCCTACTGCCGCAGATGCGGGAACGGAAGTTCGGGCACATCGTCAACATCAGCAGCGCGGGCGTGCAGGTGGCCACACCGCGGTTCTCGGCGTATCTGGCCAGCAAGGCGGCGCTGGACAAGTTCACCGAGGTGGCCGCGATCGAAACGCTGGCCGACGGCGTCACGTTCACCACCATCCACATGCCGCTGGTGCGCACACCGATGATCGCTCCGAGCGGCGACCAGGGTCCGTCCGAATCCCCCGAGTGGGCGGCCGCGACCATCGTGCGCGCGCTGACCGAACGGCCCAAGCGCATCGACGTGCCGCTGGGCACCATCGCCGAATACGGCGCCCTGCTCACTCCGAAGATCCGCGACCGCATCCTGCACCGGTACTACCGCGCCCTGCCCGATTCTCCAGCCGCCAAGGGCGAAGAGAGCACACCCGCCGATCAGCAGACCGAACCCGCCCCGCTTCACACGCCGCGCGCCCAGTCGACCGCTCGCCGCGTCACCGGCACCGCCTTGCGCCGGGCGGCGCGCTGGGTACCCGGCACGCACTGGTGA
- a CDS encoding sucrase ferredoxin yields MSGFEGMPCSAAAAVDVPLPGTATHVSGWLCVEHPGAWGRDVLGDEVLGPEITAELAARTAAAHVRPTLIRRPGRTGFTGTRTVLLASSRREEPWCERLEITDLTQLLDFDLQLLNGPPPGIGVPVHDPLVLVCAHGRRDQCCALLGRPIAADLAEKYPGQVWECSHTGGHRFAPAMVLLPHGLTYGRLDAEGAAEVVEAARRGEVAMTGLRGRSCYRPIEQVAEIAVREHISALADDLTVESSSAEATIAGAAIVSHRDGHRWRVTVRPQALAPRQASCNAAPKAVTALIADDIQSLTP; encoded by the coding sequence ATGAGCGGCTTCGAGGGAATGCCGTGCTCGGCGGCCGCGGCGGTCGATGTTCCGTTGCCTGGTACCGCGACCCACGTGAGCGGTTGGCTCTGTGTGGAGCACCCGGGCGCCTGGGGCAGGGACGTGCTCGGCGACGAAGTGCTCGGGCCGGAGATCACCGCCGAGCTGGCGGCGCGCACCGCGGCGGCGCACGTCCGGCCGACCCTGATCCGCCGCCCAGGTCGCACCGGATTCACCGGCACCCGAACGGTTCTGCTGGCGAGTTCACGCCGGGAGGAGCCGTGGTGCGAGCGGCTCGAGATCACCGACCTGACCCAGCTGCTCGATTTCGACCTACAGCTGCTGAACGGTCCGCCGCCGGGAATCGGTGTACCCGTACATGATCCGCTCGTCCTGGTCTGCGCCCACGGCAGGCGCGACCAATGCTGCGCGCTCCTCGGCCGCCCCATCGCCGCGGACCTCGCCGAGAAGTATCCCGGGCAGGTGTGGGAGTGCTCGCACACCGGCGGGCACCGGTTCGCGCCCGCGATGGTGCTCTTGCCTCATGGTCTGACCTACGGTCGCCTCGACGCCGAGGGGGCCGCCGAGGTGGTCGAGGCAGCCCGCCGTGGCGAGGTCGCGATGACCGGTCTGCGCGGCCGCAGCTGCTATCGGCCGATCGAGCAGGTCGCCGAAATAGCTGTGCGCGAACACATTTCGGCACTCGCCGACGACCTCACGGTCGAGTCCAGCTCCGCCGAAGCCACCATCGCGGGCGCCGCGATCGTCAGCCATCGCGACGGCCATCGCTGGCGCGTCACCGTCCGCCCACAGGCCCTTGCTCCCCGGCAGGCCAGCTGCAATGCCGCGCCGAAAGCGGTGACGGCCCTGATCGCGGACGACATCCAATCGCTCACTCCGTGA
- a CDS encoding alpha/beta fold hydrolase, which yields MDLTVGQVAFGDVRIAYRDSGIGAVSDIPVMLVHGMGGDGYTWDRFARVLVQSGRRVIIPDLRGHGRSSHTDSYRFDDFGADLLRLCDELELPAVDLVGHSLGGYAVSCVAQERPELARRLVIEECPLPLQSGTEELRLTRRFPTVPELWHATSSLARHPRAVLAFDRSMTKTALEQFRKPNPEWWDRLRDITAPTLVLCGGPGGMIDPAKLDVLQAAIPDCTVTTFTCGHSIHRDRYREFAAAVRPFLAG from the coding sequence GTGGATCTGACGGTGGGCCAGGTGGCATTCGGCGACGTGCGGATCGCCTATCGGGATTCGGGCATCGGCGCGGTCAGTGACATCCCCGTGATGCTGGTGCACGGCATGGGCGGTGACGGATACACCTGGGATCGGTTCGCGCGCGTCCTGGTGCAATCCGGACGCCGAGTGATCATCCCCGATCTCCGTGGGCACGGCCGTAGCTCACACACGGATTCCTACCGCTTCGATGACTTCGGCGCCGATCTGCTGCGGCTCTGCGACGAGTTGGAGCTGCCCGCGGTGGATCTGGTCGGGCATTCGCTCGGCGGCTACGCGGTGTCGTGCGTCGCGCAAGAGCGGCCGGAGTTGGCGCGCAGGCTGGTCATCGAGGAATGCCCGCTTCCGCTGCAGTCCGGCACCGAGGAACTGCGCCTGACCCGTCGCTTTCCCACCGTGCCCGAGCTGTGGCACGCCACTTCCAGCCTGGCCCGGCACCCGCGCGCGGTGCTCGCCTTCGACCGCTCCATGACGAAGACCGCGCTGGAGCAGTTCCGCAAGCCGAACCCGGAGTGGTGGGACCGGCTCCGCGATATCACCGCGCCGACGCTGGTGCTTTGCGGCGGTCCCGGCGGCATGATCGATCCGGCGAAGCTGGACGTCCTGCAGGCCGCCATACCGGACTGCACGGTGACTACGTTCACCTGTGGTCACAGCATCCACCGCGACCGCTATCGGGAGTTCGCCGCGGCGGTTCGGCCGTTCCTGGCGGGCTGA
- a CDS encoding class I SAM-dependent DNA methyltransferase, whose amino-acid sequence MPSFADFDRRGYRTVDVATGYDGWAPTYEQTVLDEMDLALLGRLRLDLGGVRRAADLGCGTGRTGTWLREHGIAHIDGVDMSHGMLALAAERGAHTTLTRADVRATELPEGAYDLVIASLIDEHLPELAPFYTEAWRLAAPGARCVLVSYHPQFIMVSGMPTHYTGVSGEPVAIETHLHLVSEHLSAGLAAGWVLTEVAEALIDDAWLARKPKWAHLHGHPFTLATVWSRPA is encoded by the coding sequence ATGCCGTCCTTCGCCGATTTCGACCGTCGTGGCTACCGCACCGTCGACGTGGCCACCGGATACGACGGATGGGCGCCGACCTACGAGCAGACGGTGCTCGACGAGATGGATCTCGCGCTGCTGGGTCGACTGCGGCTGGATCTCGGCGGCGTTCGACGCGCGGCCGACCTGGGCTGCGGCACCGGGCGAACCGGAACCTGGCTGCGGGAACACGGGATCGCGCACATCGACGGCGTCGACATGAGCCACGGGATGCTGGCGTTGGCCGCCGAACGCGGGGCACACACCACGCTGACCCGGGCGGACGTGCGAGCCACCGAACTGCCGGAGGGCGCCTACGACCTCGTGATCGCCTCGTTGATCGACGAACACCTGCCGGAGTTGGCGCCGTTCTACACCGAGGCATGGCGCCTTGCCGCTCCTGGTGCACGATGCGTATTGGTCAGCTACCACCCGCAATTCATCATGGTGTCCGGAATGCCGACGCACTACACGGGCGTCTCCGGCGAGCCGGTGGCGATCGAGACGCACCTGCACCTGGTCAGCGAGCACTTGTCGGCGGGCCTCGCCGCCGGTTGGGTACTGACCGAGGTCGCCGAAGCGCTGATCGACGACGCGTGGCTGGCCCGCAAGCCGAAATGGGCTCACCTGCACGGACATCCGTTCACCCTGGCGACGGTGTGGTCGCGCCCAGCGTGA
- a CDS encoding DNA polymerase Y family protein, whose amino-acid sequence MTRRGSKRVLALWCPDWPAVAAAATAGLPATRPVAVLFANRVVACSAIARAEGVRRGLRRREAQARCPELFLAQEDPDRDARLFEPVVAAVAETMPGVEVLRPGLLVLGARGAARFFGSEETAAVRLIDAVAAAGAEAQVGIADELSTAVIAARRAAIVPAGAGARFLAPLPVGELAIEPSLAAPERADLVDLLHRLGLRRVGDFAALSSSEVASRFGADAVLAHRCARAEPERPPSARRPPPDLVVEYRCDPPIERVDAAAFAGRLLATRLHTELAGAGLACTRLSVLAETAAGEELSRIWRCAEPLTPEDTADRVRWQLDGWLTRRDGARPTAPIIVLRLEPVEVVAAGALQLGLWGGVGEEDERARRALVRVQGLLGGEAVRVGVLSGGRGPAERITMVALGDELVPATDPTQPWPGRLPEPAPAVILLNRPLVRLEAADGALVKVTDRAMFDADPALLRWGSKQWRLTGWAGPWPVDERWWAPDSDDAPAEFTARAQVQLDAAPDRRSAIAESRVLLLVYYNETWCAEGLYD is encoded by the coding sequence ATGACTCGGCGGGGGTCGAAGCGGGTGCTTGCCTTGTGGTGTCCGGATTGGCCCGCGGTGGCCGCGGCGGCGACGGCGGGACTACCCGCGACACGGCCGGTGGCGGTGCTGTTCGCAAACCGGGTGGTGGCGTGTTCGGCGATCGCGCGAGCCGAGGGGGTGCGTCGCGGGCTGCGGCGCAGGGAGGCGCAGGCGCGGTGTCCCGAACTTTTTCTCGCGCAGGAGGATCCGGATCGGGACGCGCGACTGTTCGAGCCGGTGGTCGCCGCGGTCGCCGAGACGATGCCCGGCGTGGAAGTGCTGCGCCCCGGACTGCTCGTGCTCGGCGCACGCGGCGCGGCGCGGTTCTTCGGGTCCGAGGAGACCGCGGCCGTGCGTCTGATCGACGCGGTGGCCGCGGCCGGTGCGGAGGCGCAGGTCGGGATCGCCGACGAGCTGTCCACGGCGGTGATCGCCGCTCGCCGCGCCGCGATCGTGCCCGCGGGCGCGGGAGCGCGGTTCCTCGCGCCGCTGCCGGTGGGGGAACTCGCGATCGAACCGAGCCTGGCCGCCCCCGAGCGCGCCGACCTGGTCGACCTGTTGCACCGCTTGGGTTTACGACGCGTCGGTGATTTCGCCGCGCTCTCCTCGTCGGAGGTCGCCTCCCGGTTCGGCGCCGACGCCGTGCTCGCGCATCGCTGTGCCAGGGCCGAACCGGAGCGTCCACCGTCCGCGCGGCGGCCGCCGCCAGATCTCGTGGTGGAGTACCGCTGCGATCCGCCGATCGAACGGGTGGATGCCGCCGCCTTCGCGGGGCGCCTGCTCGCCACCCGGTTGCACACCGAGCTGGCGGGTGCCGGGCTGGCCTGCACCAGGCTCTCGGTACTCGCGGAAACCGCGGCGGGAGAGGAGCTTTCGCGAATCTGGCGGTGCGCCGAGCCGCTGACGCCGGAGGACACGGCGGACCGGGTGCGCTGGCAGTTGGACGGGTGGCTCACCCGGCGGGACGGCGCCCGGCCCACCGCACCGATCATCGTGCTGCGGCTGGAACCCGTCGAGGTGGTCGCGGCGGGCGCGCTGCAACTCGGGTTGTGGGGCGGGGTCGGCGAGGAGGACGAGCGCGCCCGCCGCGCGCTGGTCCGAGTACAGGGCCTGCTCGGCGGGGAAGCGGTGCGGGTGGGCGTGCTCAGCGGCGGACGCGGCCCCGCCGAACGCATCACCATGGTCGCGCTGGGTGACGAGCTCGTTCCCGCGACCGATCCCACACAGCCTTGGCCGGGCCGGCTACCCGAGCCCGCGCCCGCCGTGATCCTGCTGAACCGTCCGCTGGTGCGGCTGGAGGCCGCCGATGGTGCTCTCGTCAAGGTCACCGACCGCGCCATGTTCGACGCCGACCCCGCCCTGTTGCGCTGGGGAAGCAAACAGTGGCGGCTCACCGGCTGGGCGGGACCATGGCCGGTGGACGAACGGTGGTGGGCGCCGGATTCGGACGACGCCCCCGCCGAATTCACCGCCCGCGCCCAGGTACAGCTCGACGCCGCCCCCGATCGGCGGTCGGCGATCGCCGAAAGTCGAGTACTCCTGCTGGTTTACTACAACGAAACCTGGTGCGCCGAAGGACTTTACGACTGA
- a CDS encoding serine/threonine-protein kinase — MTERARPTVGPQYLVAGRYRLQSKLGGGGMGAVWLAHDRLLDRDVAIKQVLTTAGLDEAEANAVRNQIMHEGRVAAKLSHDHAIAVYDVVLEAGEPWLVMEHLPSRNVAKALALVDTLPPIEVAQIGAQVADALAAAHAVGIVHRDIKPGNILVADRGPGVGMAKLSDFGISRGAGDLSDEPDGVITGTPSYLPPEVARGAQPTKASDVFSLGATLYTAIEGQPPFGFHEDSDVIVQRAAMAQIIPPSRSGMLTQALLHMMEPAPQRRPTMAEARDEILTAAFGPGTGPYIIGAPVRTEDGTIPPWAARNSASGIRSPHSTPLPRPHRNHAGATAVTQTQRARTPQPSNAPLAIAVGLLIGLIIIIAIIVAVL, encoded by the coding sequence GTGACCGAACGCGCTCGTCCCACTGTCGGCCCTCAATACCTCGTCGCAGGCCGTTACCGTCTCCAGTCGAAGCTGGGTGGCGGCGGCATGGGCGCCGTCTGGCTGGCACACGATCGGCTGCTCGACCGGGACGTCGCGATCAAACAGGTCCTCACCACGGCTGGACTCGACGAGGCGGAGGCCAACGCGGTTCGCAACCAGATCATGCACGAGGGCCGGGTCGCCGCGAAACTCTCGCACGATCATGCGATCGCCGTGTACGACGTGGTGCTCGAGGCCGGCGAACCCTGGCTGGTGATGGAGCACCTACCCTCGCGCAACGTCGCGAAAGCGCTCGCGCTGGTCGACACGCTCCCGCCGATCGAGGTCGCGCAGATCGGCGCACAGGTCGCCGACGCGCTCGCCGCCGCACACGCGGTAGGCATCGTGCACCGAGATATCAAGCCGGGCAACATCCTTGTCGCCGATCGCGGTCCCGGCGTCGGCATGGCCAAACTCAGCGACTTCGGCATCTCCCGCGGTGCGGGCGATCTGTCCGACGAACCGGACGGCGTGATCACCGGCACCCCGTCCTACCTGCCCCCCGAAGTGGCGCGCGGCGCACAGCCGACCAAGGCCAGTGACGTGTTCTCACTGGGCGCCACGCTCTACACCGCGATCGAGGGCCAGCCGCCGTTCGGGTTCCACGAGGACAGCGACGTCATCGTGCAGCGCGCCGCCATGGCGCAGATCATCCCGCCGAGCCGCAGCGGCATGCTGACTCAGGCGCTACTGCACATGATGGAGCCCGCCCCGCAGCGTCGCCCGACCATGGCCGAGGCGCGGGACGAAATCCTCACGGCCGCTTTCGGTCCCGGCACCGGGCCGTACATCATCGGCGCGCCCGTCCGCACCGAGGACGGAACCATCCCGCCCTGGGCGGCGCGCAATTCGGCATCAGGCATCCGCAGCCCGCACTCCACACCGCTTCCCCGCCCGCACCGCAACCACGCGGGGGCGACCGCCGTCACACAGACTCAGCGCGCCAGAACTCCCCAGCCCAGCAACGCCCCGCTGGCCATTGCGGTGGGCCTGCTCATCGGCCTGATCATCATCATCGCGATCATCGTCGCCGTCCTCTGA
- a CDS encoding response regulator transcription factor, with protein sequence MRVFLVDDHAVFRSGVRAELSRETDMEVVGEAGGVAEAVAGINAAGPDVVLLDVHMPEGGGVAVLSGIESGPVCLALSVSDAAEDVIAVIRAGARGYVTKTISGAELADGIRRVAGGDAVFSPRLAGFVLDSFTGKSPVPEPPLDPELDSLTPRELEVLRLLARGYTYREIAESLFISVKTVETHASNVLRKTQQSNRNALTRWAHRRRID encoded by the coding sequence GTGCGGGTCTTTCTCGTCGATGATCACGCGGTTTTTCGCTCGGGCGTGCGCGCGGAGTTGAGCCGGGAGACCGATATGGAGGTGGTCGGCGAGGCGGGTGGCGTGGCCGAGGCGGTCGCCGGGATCAATGCGGCGGGCCCGGATGTCGTCCTGCTCGACGTGCACATGCCCGAGGGCGGCGGCGTCGCGGTGCTGTCCGGTATCGAGTCGGGGCCGGTGTGTCTGGCGCTGAGTGTGTCCGATGCGGCCGAGGACGTGATCGCGGTGATCCGGGCCGGGGCCAGAGGGTATGTGACCAAGACGATTTCGGGAGCCGAACTGGCCGACGGCATTCGCCGGGTGGCGGGCGGCGACGCGGTCTTCAGTCCGCGGTTGGCCGGCTTCGTCCTGGACTCGTTCACCGGAAAGTCCCCGGTCCCCGAGCCGCCGCTGGATCCCGAACTGGACTCGCTGACACCGCGCGAGCTGGAGGTCCTGCGCCTGCTCGCCCGCGGCTACACCTACCGGGAGATCGCCGAATCCCTGTTCATCTCCGTCAAGACCGTGGAAACCCACGCCTCCAACGTGCTGCGGAAGACCCAGCAATCCAACCGTAATGCCCTGACCCGCTGGGCCCATCGCCGCCGTATCGACTGA